One window of Watersipora subatra chromosome 3, tzWatSuba1.1, whole genome shotgun sequence genomic DNA carries:
- the LOC137391869 gene encoding uncharacterized protein, whose amino-acid sequence MSGLHEQCKDIREMASSGLIGKGATACGVIGAAMLAAGFVCLVVGWSSAELPEYGEHLQRVKSNPLWFAGMILLLASGTLLALSLTMCVCLCLYQSSTGARRMPRKAMTSERQLSTPSGSLPPMTEIDTCAA is encoded by the exons ATGTCTGGGCTTCATGAACAATGCAAAGACATCAGAGAGATGGCTAGCTCAGGTTTGATTG GCAAAGGAGCCACAGCATGCGGTGTCATTGGAGCTGCCATGCTAGCTGCAGGATTTGTCTGTCTTGTGGTTGGTTGGAGCTCAGCAGAGTTGCCAGAATATGG aGAGCATTTGCAAAGAGTAAAAAGCAACCCATTGTGGTTTGCCGGTATGATACTCCTCTTAGCCAGTGGCACACTGCTTGCCCTCTCCCTCACAATGTGTGTTTGTCTGTGCTTATATCAGTCAAGTACTGGAGCCCGCAGAATGCCACGA AAAGCTATGACGAGTGAGAGACAGCTTTCCACACCATCAGGATCTTTACCACCAATGACAGAAATAGACACCTGTGCCGCTTAG